The Trichoplusia ni isolate ovarian cell line Hi5 chromosome 10, tn1, whole genome shotgun sequence genome window below encodes:
- the LOC113498358 gene encoding membrane-associated guanylate kinase, WW and PDZ domain-containing protein 1-like isoform X3, with translation MAQSSVDSDRLSSAGISTHSSGTAGTVGGSVVGVRPGDAGLKRGEDEDEYNLGPLPPMWEKTFTPSGEVYFIDHNTGTSHWLDPRLARVRKHSLGECGEDELPFGWERVTDERYGSYYVDHINRRTQYENPVLQARRIREFVSADKLSSDNAGNGQSNGTTPTGDLRGERFTLTLTKGTQGLGFTLIGAEGIPETEGYLQIRSIVPHSPAWIDGALRPGDVVVGVGNRGVRGLSHAHVAQVFQSIAPGTDVTLHLVRGYPLSFDSEDPNTRVLSTLAVDATTPPTSDAVAMQQLTRALRTRFNLDSPNLEGNQGGRDKTDGGPMPPHSPGQRRLMSRSFDLDELTINDDNQELPRCPSLDHVLSLANEPGPRASSPGRGAGRELLLSLRRGAAGFGFTIADSVHGQKVKKVLDRSRCAGLREGDLLLQIGETPVRHAPHQHVVQVLKDCPALQETTLRVWRRSPAPARAPRSRSATRLQPQPVVTNNNIRSKTPTAEQLRSPNLHTQDSLRDRLNGMNSEATYAVPEHKNRERESLIDRRRRSSTPGGRLTLPVVTPWTEPQPDNQWQERETWLDNSNIRNWAENAQKWDENGQKWDENTQKWEQNGQKWDENNQKWEQNGQKWDENTQKWEQNGQKWEENGQKWEENGQKWVENGQKWDESANGNRWGNNERWGNGNWGEVPTPTVHVDMNAAYWRGNASVADSSDNGGFPEDGMLHSPTTAAIGGLNAHRQSPSTSRMGGPHSPSNSTGRLRSHSPSNTSATDHLLANSPSTRLQSQSPSNNSSNSRIKSSPLRLRETSPSRHMHSPVSRQSPSCYENESLAQPNQLYVANYPQVEAGGAGTDPAADVLVRLARAAAGFGFRIVGGTEDGSRVAVGYVVPGGPADGLLRPGDLLTSVDGIPLAGATHTRAVSYVCQAASRGHVTLGVRHNRADIQPLGLPAMVAPHAHQPLLTAEPAMHGSMPPVSYNILHPAPMYPPAAHVPMYGVQYDTATGGWASVPYDVTVTRNEGEGFGFVVISSANKAISTIGQLIPNSPAARCGLLHVGDTIVAINHAAIRNLPHPEVVALIKRSGTAVTLTVLPPERHDALERHD, from the exons ATGGCTCAGAGCTCAGTGGACTCAGACAGGCTTTCCTCAGCGGGTATCTCAACCCATAGCTCTGGGACAGCAGGAACTGTTGGTGGTTCCGTGGTAGGAGTGAGACCTGGTGATGCAGGCCTTAAGAGAGGAGAAGACGAGGATGAATACAATCTAGGTCCTTTGCCTCCAATGTGGGAGAAAACATTTACACCGTCAGGAGAAGTCTATTTCATAGA CCATAATACAGGCACATCACACTGGCTAGACCCTCGATTAGCCAGAGTCCGGAAACATTCCCTTGGAGAGTGTGGAGAAGACGAGCTACCTTTTGGCTGGGAGAGAGTCACAGATGAGAGATACGGTTCTTACTATGTAGACCACATCAACAGACGGACTCAGTATGAGAACCCTGTCCTACAAGCAAGGAGGATTAGAG AATTTGTTTCAGCGGACAAGCTGTCTTCAGACAATGCTGGCAATGGTCAGTCTAACGGGACCACGCCTACTGGGGACCTGCGCGGTGAGAGATTCACTCTCACTCTCACTAAAGGCACTCAG GGTTTGGGATTCACACTTATCGGCGCTGAAGGTATACCAGAAACAGAAGGCTACCTTCAAATTCGCAGCATTGTACCACATAGTCCCGCTTGGATCGATG GCGCCCTCCGTCCGGGCGACGTGGTGGTGGGCGTGGGCAACCGCGGCGTGCGCGGCCTGTCGCACGCGCACGTCGCGCAGGTGTTCCAGTCCATCGCGCCCGGGACTGACGTCACGCTGCATCTCGTTAGAG GCTACCCTCTCTCATTCGACTCTGAGGACCCAAACACTCGGGTACTGAGCACGTTAGCTGTGGACGCGACCACCCCGCCCACATCAGATGCTGTTGCCATGCAACAACTAACAAGAGCTTTGCGGACCAG GTTTAACCTGGACTCACCGAATTTGGAGGGTAACCAGGGAGGCCGGGACAAGACCGACGGCGGACCCATGCCGCCGCACAGCCCGGGGCAGCGGAGACTGATGTCCAGGTCCTTCGATCTTGACGAGCTGACCATCAATGATGATAATCAGGAGCTTCCACGATGCCCGTCTCTGGATCATGTGCTGTCCTTGGCTAATG AGCCGGGGCCCCGCGCCAGCAGCccggggcgcggcgcggggcgcgagCTGCTGCTGTCgctgcggcgcggcgcggccggctTCGGGTTCACCATCGCCGACAGCGTGCACGGCCAGAAGGTCAAGAAG GTGTTAGACCGCAGCCGCTGTGCAGGTCTTCGGGAAGGAGACTTACTGTTACAGATCGGAGAGACTCCAGTCAGACATGCACCTCACCAACATGTCGTACAA GTGCTGAAGGACTGCCCGGCGCTGCAGGAGACGACGCTCCGCGTGTGGCGCCGcagccccgcgcccgcgcgcgcgccgcgcagCCGCTCCGCCACGCGCCTGCAGCCGCAACCCG TggtaacaaataacaatataagAAGTAAAACACCGACAGCTGAGCAACTAAGATCACCAAACCTGCACACACAAGACTCTTTGAGAGATAGACTGAATGGCATGAATTCTG AAGCGACATACGCAGTCCCGGAACACAAAAACCGAGAACGCGAAAGCCTCATAGACCGCCGCCGTCGCAGCAGCACTCCCGGCGGCCGCCTCACGCTGCCCGTCGTCACGCCCTGGACCGAGCCGCAGCCCGACAACCAGTGGCAGGAGCGGGAGACCTGGCTCGACAACTCCAACATACGGAACTGGGCAGAGAACGCACAGAAATGGGACGAAAACGGACAGAAGTGGGACGAGAACACGCAAAAATGGGAACAGAACGGACAAAAGTGGGACGAGAACAATCAAAAGTGGGAACAGAACGGACAAAAATGGGACGAAAATACGCAAAAATGGGAACAGAACGGACAGAAATGGGAGGAGAATGGGCAAAAGTGGGAGGAAAATGGACAGAAGTGGGTTGAAAATGGTCAGAAATGGGATGAGAGTGCGAATGGGAACCGGTGGGGGAATAACGAGAGGTGGGGTAATGGGAACTGGGGGGAAGTGCCCACGCCCACTGTACATGTTGATATGAATGCTGCCTACTGGAGGGGCAATGCCAGCGTGGCTGACAGCAGCGATAATGGAG GTTTCCCTGAAGATGGCATGCTGCACTCGCCGACCACAGCAGCTATCGGTGGTCTGAACGCGCACAGACAGTCACCTTCTACGAGCAGGATGGGGGGACCACATTCACCATCAAATTCTACTG GTCGTCTCCGTAGTCACTCACCATCTAACACAAGCGCTACAGATCACCTGCTCGCCAACTCTCCGTCCACCCGCCTGCAGAGCCAGTCGCCCTCCAATAACTCTTCCAACAGCCGGATCAAGTCTTCCCCGCTAAG GTTACGAGAAACATCGCCATCAAGACACATGCACTCTCCAGTGTCGCGGCAGTCACCGTCGTGTTACGAGAACGAGTCTCTCGCGCAACCCAACCAACTGTACGTCGCTAATTATCCGCAG GtggaggcgggcggcgcgggcacGGACCCGGCGGCGGACGTGCTGGTGCGGctggcgcgcgccgccgccggctTCGGGTTCCGCATCGTGGGCGGCACCGAGGACGGCAGCCGCGTGGCCGTGGGCTACGTCGTGCCCG GTGGGCCAGCAGACGGCCTCCTCCGCCCAGGCGACCTGCTGACGTCAGTGGACGGCATCCCGCTCGCGGGCGCCACGCACACACGCGCCGTGTCCTACGTGTGTCAGGCCGCCTCTAGGGGACAT GTAACATTAGGTGTGAGACACAACCGCGCAGATATTCAGCCGCTAGGCTTGCCTGCGATGGTGGCGCCACACGCCCACCAGCCTTTACTAAC cGCGGAACCGGCCATGCATGGCAGCATGCCGCCAGTATCGTACAACATTCTCCACCCCGCGCCCATGTACCCACCAGCCGCGCATGTGCCCAT GTACGGTGTACAATATGACACAGCAACAGGCGGGTGGGCGTCAGTGCCGTATGACGTCACAGTCACCAGGAACGAAGGAGAAGGCTTCGGTTTTGTTGTCATCTCGTCCGCTAACAAAGCTATCAGTACTATAG GTCAACTAATCCCGAACTCTCCCGCTGCCCGCTGCGGCCTCCTGCACGTGGGCGACACTATCGTGGCCATCAACCACGCGGCCATCCGCAACCTGCCGCACCCCGAGGTGGTCGCGCTCATCAAGCGCTCCGGGACCGCCGTCACGCTCACCGTGCTGCCGCCCGAGCGACACGACGCGCTCGAGCGGCACGACTGA